In Ornithinibacter aureus, the genomic stretch CCGGTGGTGCTCGTGCGCCAGAAGTGCCCCATGAGGCGCGCCGACGGCTGCCTGACCGTTACCAAAATTTGACCTTCGCCCGTTGGCTCCGTCACGCTGGAGGGAATGGCCGGGGCCGAATCGCCTCGGACGGCACGCACGACCACCCTGATCGCCGCCGGTGTCGGCAGGGAGAGCGTCTGCGTGACGACGCCCCGGTGACGGGTCGTCAGGGCCGCGTGCGGCTGCGTCCGAGTTCGGTGCCCGGAGATCACGAACACTGGAGAACCGTGCTTTTCACCCGCCCCCTTCGTCATGTCGCCCAAGGTGTCGCTGCCCTCGTCATCGCTGGCGGTGCCGTCGGTATCGCCCACGCGGACAAGGCCGTCGAGGTCACCGTCGACGGTCAGCCCACGTCGGTGCACGTCTTCGGCAGCACCGTCGCCGACGTCCTCGCCAAGCAGGACATCACCGTCGGCCCGCACGACGACGTCGTGCCCTCCCTGGACACCCCGGTCTCCGACGGCGACCGCATCTCGGTGCGCTACGGTCGCCTCCTGACGGTGACCGTCGACGGCGAGACGACCGAGCGCTGGACCACGGCCACCACGGTTGACGGCGCGCTCACGGATCTGAACATCCGCGCCGAGGGTGCCGCCCTGACGGCCTCGCGTTCGCAGAGCCTGGGCCGTGACGGCCTCACCCTGGCCGTCACCACCCCGAAGAACGTCACGGTCGTCGCCGACGGCAAGACCCGCAAGGTCACCACGACGAGCCAGACCGTGTTCGGTGTCCTCGCCGAGCTCGACGTCGCCAAGCGCGCCGCGGACGTCGTCTCCCCGGTCATGCCAACCTCGGTCGAGGACGGCATGAAGATCACCCTCAAGCGCGTGGACGTCAAGACCGAGACCGCCAAGAAGGCCATCGCG encodes the following:
- a CDS encoding resuscitation-promoting factor produces the protein MLFTRPLRHVAQGVAALVIAGGAVGIAHADKAVEVTVDGQPTSVHVFGSTVADVLAKQDITVGPHDDVVPSLDTPVSDGDRISVRYGRLLTVTVDGETTERWTTATTVDGALTDLNIRAEGAALTASRSQSLGRDGLTLAVTTPKNVTVVADGKTRKVTTTSQTVFGVLAELDVAKRAADVVSPVMPTSVEDGMKITLKRVDVKTETAKKAIAFTTTKQKDSSLYKGQTKVVTKGKKGSKTVVSQVTFVDGKKTSTKVVKSTVTAKPVAAVVKVGTKARPAATTSTGGSGGGSTSGAGINTARSAMWDRIAQCESGGRWNINTGNGYYGGLQFATASWLAMGGDDFAPRADLASRAEQITIANRYYARAGLSPWGCAHAA